In one window of Chryseobacterium phocaeense DNA:
- a CDS encoding CvfB family protein, with product MQPGKTQTLKISDKNNSGWILTDESGEKAFLPKVFTSDEKEIGDDVEVFVYQDDGKLKATTEIPLAEVGEYAVMSCVQSLPSGAFMDWGIIKDLFIPYKQQKSKIIEGKRYLVYLYIDEDLELITGTTKFKRNPQYQDLPFQKGDKVDLLMMNESELGWNVVINKKYIGLIYASDVFKKLYPLSEESGYIKAIREDGKIDVSLQPEGFENIDEFRQKILTKLEENYGLLYLSDKSSPEEIKDELQMSKKNFKKALGGLYKDKIVEISEDKIRLL from the coding sequence ATGCAACCCGGAAAAACCCAGACTTTAAAAATTTCAGATAAAAACAATTCAGGATGGATCCTGACGGATGAATCAGGTGAAAAAGCTTTTCTTCCAAAAGTATTTACCAGCGATGAAAAAGAAATCGGTGATGATGTTGAAGTTTTTGTCTATCAGGATGACGGTAAATTAAAAGCTACCACTGAAATTCCACTGGCTGAAGTAGGTGAGTATGCGGTAATGAGCTGTGTACAAAGTCTTCCGAGCGGAGCTTTTATGGATTGGGGAATCATTAAAGATCTTTTTATTCCTTATAAACAGCAGAAATCCAAAATTATTGAAGGTAAAAGATATCTGGTCTATCTTTACATAGATGAAGATCTGGAACTGATTACCGGGACTACAAAATTCAAAAGAAACCCACAGTATCAGGATCTTCCTTTCCAAAAAGGAGATAAAGTAGATTTACTCATGATGAATGAAAGTGAGCTGGGCTGGAATGTAGTGATCAATAAAAAATACATAGGGCTGATTTATGCTTCAGATGTATTTAAAAAGCTCTATCCATTATCCGAAGAAAGCGGTTATATCAAGGCTATCCGTGAAGACGGTAAAATTGATGTCTCCCTGCAGCCTGAAGGTTTTGAGAATATTGATGAATTCAGACAGAAAATCCTGACTAAGCTGGAAGAAAACTACGGGCTCCTTTATTTATCCGACAAGTCTTCACCTGAAGAGATCAAAGATGAGCTTCAGATGAGCAAAAAGAATTTCAAGAAAGCACTTGGAGGACTTTATAAAGATAAAATCGTGGAGATCTCTGAGGATAAAATAAGATTACTGTAA
- a CDS encoding arylamine N-acetyltransferase family protein, with product MENKELDLYFKRIEAGIPDKNIEKLELLKKIHQLHPKHITFENLETFTGKTPSLKVDVIFNKLVTNRRGGYCYEQNLLFKNVLESLGFTIRMHLARVMWGSRDGSGTARSHMMLTTEIEGMHYLADVGFGSMTLTAPILLKPDVVQETPNGQFRLVNENGFYRLEVLKEEWLPIYKFSLEEAEFSDLEMANWYIATGPDSVFKRFLMITRVDEDARYALFNSTFNIRWNDGRKESSDISDKDQLTSILKTYFNLHDLSDELLEMTFEKLKDMQAEFSVPQ from the coding sequence ATGGAAAATAAAGAATTAGACTTATATTTTAAGCGTATAGAAGCAGGAATACCAGATAAAAATATAGAAAAACTTGAACTTCTGAAAAAGATTCATCAGCTGCATCCAAAGCATATTACCTTTGAAAATCTGGAAACATTTACAGGGAAAACGCCTTCCTTAAAGGTCGATGTAATATTTAATAAATTGGTGACAAATCGCCGGGGAGGATATTGCTACGAACAGAATTTATTGTTTAAAAATGTCCTGGAAAGCTTAGGATTTACTATCAGAATGCATCTGGCTCGGGTAATGTGGGGTAGCAGGGATGGTTCCGGAACCGCCCGTTCACATATGATGCTCACTACAGAAATTGAAGGAATGCATTATCTGGCTGATGTTGGTTTTGGCTCGATGACGCTTACTGCACCCATCTTATTGAAACCTGATGTTGTACAGGAAACTCCTAACGGACAATTCAGGCTTGTCAATGAAAATGGTTTTTACAGGCTGGAAGTATTAAAAGAAGAATGGCTGCCTATCTATAAATTTTCACTGGAAGAAGCAGAATTTTCAGATCTGGAAATGGCGAACTGGTATATTGCAACCGGCCCGGATTCGGTATTTAAGAGGTTTTTAATGATTACCAGGGTGGATGAGGATGCCAGATATGCTCTTTTTAACAGTACATTTAATATCCGGTGGAATGACGGAAGAAAAGAAAGTTCGGATATTTCAGATAAGGATCAGTTAACTTCTATTTTGAAAACTTATTTTAATCTTCATGATCTTTCTGATGAACTATTGGAAATGACTTTTGAAAAGCTGAAAGATATGCAGGCAGAATTCAGTGTGCCCCAATAA